In the genome of Leeuwenhoekiella sp. MAR_2009_132, one region contains:
- a CDS encoding DUF3347 domain-containing protein, with product MKKLKMTVGILVMTLTLTAISCKDGKKDEPAAPMSNEMYQESMDDKDDMAMSDNQDAKAEAILKDYFNLKDALVGDDNDKAKELGATLASTFGNFDASSYSDSEQQELKDIMEDATEHAEHISESDIAHQREHFKIISKDVTDMVAITGTENTLYQLFCPMYDGGSNWLSMSKDVKNPYYGSKMLTCGEMQKEIN from the coding sequence ATGAAAAAATTAAAAATGACCGTCGGTATTTTAGTAATGACCTTAACCCTTACGGCTATATCCTGTAAGGACGGAAAAAAAGATGAACCAGCTGCACCTATGAGCAATGAGATGTACCAAGAGTCTATGGATGACAAAGATGATATGGCAATGAGTGACAACCAAGACGCAAAAGCAGAAGCAATCCTGAAAGATTATTTCAACTTGAAAGATGCACTTGTAGGCGATGACAATGATAAGGCAAAAGAATTGGGAGCAACGCTTGCAAGTACTTTTGGAAATTTTGATGCATCCAGCTATTCAGATAGTGAGCAACAGGAACTCAAGGATATTATGGAAGATGCCACAGAACACGCAGAACATATTTCAGAAAGTGATATAGCACACCAGCGAGAACATTTTAAAATCATAAGTAAGGATGTAACAGATATGGTTGCTATAACCGGTACAGAAAACACCTTGTATCAACTATTCTGCCCAATGTATGATGGAGGTAGTAATTGGTTAAGTATGAGCAAGGACGTTAAGAATCCTTATTATGGAAGTAAAATGTTGACCTGTGGTGAAATGCAAAAGGAAATCAATTAA
- a CDS encoding DUF4136 domain-containing protein: MRTLIKLAVCLLISITAVSCSVTSSAIVTDYDQEAQFGTYKTFYWSDDFQMDSDKENEPLFFNTLIKKRLKGAIQEQMENKGYVLNKSNPDLLVDSRIVVQTRDINTGGGYPYFPSYGHGYGHFGSYGYGYYGGYQSSQEHKEGGVVIELIDMKRRQLVWQGFAPDVLHANTTDKQKEIKEAVAKIFAKYQYGNTVKN, encoded by the coding sequence ATGAGAACATTAATAAAATTGGCAGTCTGCCTTTTAATAAGCATTACCGCAGTAAGTTGTTCGGTCACTTCTTCGGCCATCGTTACCGATTATGACCAAGAAGCACAGTTTGGAACCTACAAAACCTTTTACTGGTCCGATGATTTTCAAATGGACAGCGACAAGGAAAACGAACCGTTATTTTTCAACACATTGATAAAGAAACGGTTAAAAGGCGCCATTCAGGAACAAATGGAAAATAAAGGCTACGTCTTGAATAAGAGCAATCCTGATTTATTGGTAGATTCCCGTATCGTTGTACAGACAAGAGATATAAACACAGGTGGTGGCTACCCTTATTTTCCTTCTTATGGTCACGGTTATGGTCATTTCGGGTCTTACGGTTATGGATATTATGGCGGTTACCAATCATCTCAAGAACACAAAGAAGGTGGCGTTGTCATAGAACTTATAGATATGAAACGCCGTCAATTAGTCTGGCAAGGATTTGCGCCAGATGTGCTGCACGCAAATACCACCGACAAGCAAAAGGAAATTAAGGAGGCGGTGGCAAAAATATTTGCAAAATATCAATATGGGAATACTGTAAAAAACTGA
- a CDS encoding FMN-binding glutamate synthase family protein, which yields MRKGFIITAIFLVAAYIVMVFWHPHLWWIGLIILPLLVLGLVDYFQESNNIRRTYPLLGRITNLLEEQRHVIQETLLLNRTEGQPFTLIQKEIVYKRAADALINQPFGTQIPYDKVGREWFTHSTYPAKQINDDFRVLIGSSHCLKPYSASILNLAGMSFGSISKNATLAFNGGAKIAGFAQNTGEGGFTPYHQEYGADIIFQFGTGYFGCRDAEGNFDAKKFADIATNDVVKMIEIKISQGAKPGFGAILPAKKNTKEIAKFRDVEQGTEIHSPAFHSAFDNDVEMLRFIRKLRKLSKGKPVGIKLCIGQQDEFERMVQTFAEKQNCPDFIAIDGAEGGSGAAHMESLHWAGMPIIEAIHFANGILKKYGLRDEIKVMAAGKIISAFDIYRMMALGADACYSARGMMFALGCVQSLKCNLDTCPTGITTMVPSRVASIVVKDKKTKVANYHKNTIEGFKELLKSMGIENRKGIDKKYIVRRINENETKTYQELYSNGLNGRKIKSNG from the coding sequence ATGAGAAAAGGATTTATTATAACCGCTATATTTTTAGTTGCTGCATATATCGTTATGGTATTTTGGCATCCCCATTTGTGGTGGATTGGATTGATTATCCTTCCTTTACTCGTTCTCGGTCTTGTGGACTATTTTCAAGAATCAAATAATATTAGGAGAACCTACCCTTTGCTTGGTAGAATCACAAATCTTCTTGAGGAGCAACGCCACGTTATTCAGGAAACATTATTGCTCAACCGTACCGAAGGGCAACCCTTTACTTTAATTCAAAAGGAAATTGTCTATAAAAGAGCTGCCGATGCGCTTATAAATCAACCTTTTGGAACACAGATTCCGTATGACAAAGTGGGGCGCGAGTGGTTTACCCATTCCACATATCCTGCAAAACAAATCAATGACGACTTTAGAGTTCTTATAGGAAGTTCCCACTGCTTAAAACCTTACTCTGCCAGCATTCTCAACCTTGCGGGAATGAGTTTTGGTTCCATAAGCAAAAATGCTACCCTTGCTTTTAACGGTGGTGCGAAAATAGCAGGTTTTGCTCAAAACACCGGCGAAGGTGGCTTTACACCCTATCATCAAGAATACGGTGCAGATATTATCTTTCAGTTTGGAACAGGCTATTTTGGATGTCGTGATGCAGAAGGAAATTTTGACGCCAAAAAATTCGCCGATATCGCAACCAACGATGTAGTGAAAATGATTGAAATAAAAATATCGCAAGGTGCCAAACCTGGCTTTGGGGCAATTTTGCCGGCAAAGAAGAACACAAAGGAAATTGCCAAATTCAGGGATGTGGAGCAGGGAACGGAAATTCATTCCCCAGCCTTTCATTCGGCATTCGACAATGACGTTGAAATGCTACGCTTCATTAGAAAATTGAGAAAACTCTCTAAAGGAAAACCTGTGGGAATAAAGCTGTGCATTGGTCAACAAGATGAGTTTGAAAGAATGGTTCAAACCTTTGCCGAAAAGCAAAATTGCCCAGACTTTATAGCCATTGACGGTGCCGAAGGTGGCTCTGGTGCTGCCCATATGGAATCCTTACATTGGGCCGGTATGCCAATAATTGAAGCCATCCATTTCGCAAACGGCATTCTTAAAAAGTATGGGTTGCGAGATGAAATTAAAGTAATGGCAGCTGGTAAAATTATATCCGCTTTTGATATCTATAGAATGATGGCGCTCGGCGCAGATGCCTGTTATAGCGCAAGAGGGATGATGTTTGCCTTGGGCTGTGTGCAATCGCTAAAATGCAATTTGGATACCTGCCCTACGGGAATTACCACAATGGTGCCTTCCCGAGTTGCATCCATTGTTGTAAAAGATAAAAAAACCAAAGTTGCCAACTATCATAAAAATACCATCGAAGGTTTTAAGGAACTGCTAAAATCAATGGGTATTGAAAATAGAAAGGGTATCGACAAAAAGTATATTGTCCGCCGAATCAATGAGAATGAGACCAAGACATATCAAGAGTTATACTCAAATGGATTGAATGGTCGAAAAATAAAAAGTAATGGGTAA
- a CDS encoding heavy metal translocating P-type ATPase, which translates to MKHTYKIHGMTCNGCRNHVEGTLSKVKGVSKATVNLAKAEATIEMESHIPIEKFQDALKKEGGTYSIHKSGERHHQNDTAGVDAERSRSTKAKNEKPKGKGTGTFYCPMHCEGDKTYEKTGDCPVCGMDLVEEQNLSAKTSEQWTCPMHPEIVKDEPGACPICGMDLVPMEADSSAEEKTYNKLLKKFWIAVAFTLPIFLIAMSDMIPNNPLYTVMKQKNWNWIQLALSIPVVFYATWMFFERAYKSIKTWNLNMFTLIGIGAGAAWLFSVFGMLFPDFFPAQFKTESGAVHVYYEVSTIILTLVLLGQVLEARAHGKTNSAIKELLKLAPNKAILVKDGKEEEVTIDSIKLGDILRVKPGEKIPVDGVISEGSTTVDESMITGEPIPVNKAANDKVTSGTINGNQSFLMKAEKVGADTLLSQIIQMVNNASRSRAPIQKLADTVSGYFVPIVVLISIITFVVWAIFGPEPVYVYAFVNAIAVLIIACPCALGLATPMSIMVGVGKGAQNGVLIKNAEALEKMDKVDTLIIDKTGTITEGKPTVEKVGAFGTNFSEKEVLQYIVSLNSKSEHPLAEATVKYGKEKNVEFLSAEKFSAVTGKGVEGNINGKKVDLGNSKMMAYAKAELTSEMETEAQSFQKQGKTVSYLSIDSKVVGYVVIGDKIKATSAKAIKALQDKGIAVIMLTGDNHDTAQAVAKELNLADFKAGMLPENKLQEVEKLQNSGKVVAMAGDGINDAPALAKSDVGIAMGTGTDVAIESAMITLVKGDLHGIVKARELSDGVMRNIKQNLFWALGYNILGIPIAAGVLFPIFGLLLSPMIAALAMSFSSVSVIMNALRLRSLKL; encoded by the coding sequence ATGAAACACACCTATAAAATACACGGAATGACCTGCAATGGTTGTCGAAATCACGTAGAAGGAACACTTTCCAAAGTGAAAGGTGTCTCAAAGGCTACTGTGAATTTAGCAAAAGCTGAAGCTACCATTGAAATGGAATCACATATTCCTATTGAGAAATTCCAAGATGCCCTTAAAAAAGAAGGTGGTACTTATTCTATCCACAAATCTGGAGAGCGACATCATCAAAACGATACCGCCGGAGTTGATGCTGAGCGTAGTCGAAGTACGAAAGCAAAAAATGAAAAACCTAAAGGTAAAGGAACTGGCACTTTTTACTGTCCGATGCATTGTGAGGGAGACAAAACATATGAAAAAACTGGAGACTGTCCTGTCTGCGGAATGGATTTAGTTGAAGAGCAAAATTTATCTGCAAAAACTTCTGAACAATGGACTTGCCCAATGCACCCGGAAATTGTAAAAGATGAACCTGGAGCCTGCCCAATCTGTGGGATGGACTTAGTCCCAATGGAAGCAGATAGTTCAGCCGAAGAAAAGACCTATAACAAATTACTCAAGAAATTCTGGATTGCAGTCGCCTTTACCTTACCTATTTTCTTAATCGCAATGAGCGATATGATTCCGAATAATCCGTTATATACGGTAATGAAGCAAAAAAACTGGAACTGGATTCAGCTTGCACTTTCAATTCCTGTGGTGTTTTATGCTACGTGGATGTTCTTTGAACGTGCCTATAAAAGCATCAAAACCTGGAACCTCAATATGTTTACCCTAATCGGCATTGGTGCTGGCGCAGCGTGGTTATTCAGCGTATTCGGTATGCTTTTTCCCGATTTTTTCCCGGCACAGTTCAAAACAGAATCTGGTGCCGTTCACGTATATTATGAAGTATCCACTATTATTTTGACCTTGGTGCTCTTGGGTCAGGTTTTGGAAGCACGTGCCCACGGCAAAACCAATTCAGCAATAAAGGAATTGCTAAAGCTCGCGCCAAACAAGGCCATACTAGTCAAAGATGGCAAGGAAGAAGAGGTTACGATTGATAGCATTAAATTGGGCGATATCCTACGGGTGAAACCAGGCGAAAAAATTCCAGTTGATGGCGTGATTTCCGAAGGTAGTACAACGGTCGATGAATCTATGATTACAGGCGAACCTATTCCCGTAAACAAAGCGGCAAATGACAAAGTTACCAGTGGCACCATCAACGGCAACCAATCTTTTTTGATGAAAGCCGAAAAGGTGGGTGCAGATACCCTACTGTCCCAAATTATCCAAATGGTCAATAATGCCAGTCGCAGTCGTGCACCAATCCAAAAATTGGCGGATACCGTCTCGGGATATTTTGTACCCATAGTTGTCCTTATTTCCATTATCACATTTGTGGTTTGGGCTATTTTTGGTCCGGAACCCGTCTATGTTTATGCCTTTGTAAATGCAATTGCAGTATTGATTATCGCCTGTCCCTGTGCCTTGGGCTTGGCAACACCAATGTCCATTATGGTCGGTGTTGGTAAGGGCGCACAAAATGGTGTGCTCATAAAAAATGCCGAAGCTTTGGAAAAAATGGACAAGGTGGATACACTTATTATCGATAAAACAGGAACCATAACAGAAGGCAAACCAACGGTTGAAAAAGTCGGAGCCTTCGGAACTAATTTTTCAGAAAAAGAAGTGCTTCAATACATCGTTTCCCTAAACAGCAAAAGCGAGCATCCGCTTGCCGAAGCAACTGTAAAATATGGTAAAGAAAAGAATGTTGAGTTTTTGAGCGCTGAAAAGTTTAGCGCAGTTACCGGAAAAGGTGTTGAAGGAAACATCAACGGGAAAAAAGTGGATTTAGGGAATTCCAAAATGATGGCATACGCCAAGGCTGAATTAACTTCGGAAATGGAAACCGAAGCACAAAGTTTTCAAAAGCAAGGAAAAACAGTTTCATACCTATCCATCGATTCAAAAGTTGTGGGATATGTTGTCATTGGCGACAAAATAAAGGCGACCAGCGCCAAAGCGATCAAAGCACTTCAAGACAAAGGTATCGCAGTAATAATGCTTACTGGCGACAATCACGATACTGCCCAAGCGGTCGCAAAAGAATTAAATCTTGCTGATTTTAAAGCAGGAATGTTGCCCGAAAACAAACTTCAGGAAGTAGAAAAATTACAGAACAGCGGAAAAGTTGTAGCAATGGCAGGCGACGGCATCAATGATGCGCCAGCCTTGGCAAAAAGTGATGTTGGTATCGCAATGGGAACAGGAACAGATGTTGCCATTGAAAGTGCAATGATAACCTTGGTAAAAGGCGATTTGCACGGTATTGTCAAGGCACGGGAATTGAGCGACGGTGTAATGCGTAACATCAAGCAAAACCTATTTTGGGCTTTAGGATATAACATTTTAGGAATCCCAATCGCAGCAGGTGTTTTGTTCCCTATTTTCGGGTTGTTATTATCACCAATGATAGCGGCTTTGGCAATGAGCTTTAGTTCAGTTTCCGTTATTATGAACGCTTTGCGGTTACGTTCGTTAAAACTTTAA
- a CDS encoding YybH family protein, with protein sequence MKTIKTIALVTILIATFSLSNAQETKAKTDTEAVIAVMKTYKDAIQNLTTEGTFNLFAEDSEVFESGGVEGTYAHYIEHHLGPELGEFKSFTFSDYEIDAKVDAPYAFTTETYIYTIVLNPNEKGETRTIRKKGVATSILKKMGGEWKIIKTHTSSRNTK encoded by the coding sequence ATGAAAACAATTAAAACAATTGCACTCGTAACAATTCTCATTGCTACTTTCAGCTTATCCAACGCACAGGAAACAAAAGCAAAGACGGATACGGAAGCGGTTATTGCTGTGATGAAAACCTACAAGGATGCCATTCAAAATTTGACAACTGAAGGCACGTTCAATTTATTTGCAGAAGATTCTGAAGTATTTGAATCCGGTGGAGTCGAAGGCACGTATGCACATTACATTGAGCATCATCTTGGACCAGAATTAGGCGAATTTAAAAGTTTTACCTTTTCTGATTATGAAATCGATGCCAAAGTAGATGCGCCCTATGCTTTTACTACTGAAACCTACATTTATACCATAGTGCTTAACCCAAATGAAAAAGGTGAAACACGAACGATTCGCAAAAAAGGCGTGGCAACGTCTATCCTAAAAAAGATGGGTGGCGAATGGAAAATCATCAAAACACATACCTCTTCAAGAAACACGAAATAA
- a CDS encoding YceI family protein, whose product MGKNLIYLLIILLFSSNVSIKAQNYIVKEGTASFKAKMPLNSYIGKSDDLQGTIGFKDGTLTFSVPVKSIKTDNEKRDGHMYDLVKAEKKPNVVFEGKFMDDFNFEEKATQTLNAKGDFTLAGVTREITIPIELKLVSEDTIQLTASWSLLITDYNLERPSLVFIKVNDKHDLSVDAILTKK is encoded by the coding sequence ATGGGTAAAAACTTAATTTATTTGTTAATAATACTGTTGTTTTCAAGCAATGTATCTATAAAGGCCCAAAATTATATAGTAAAGGAAGGAACCGCATCCTTTAAGGCAAAAATGCCACTTAATTCCTATATCGGCAAATCTGATGATTTACAGGGCACCATAGGTTTTAAGGACGGCACGTTGACCTTTTCGGTTCCTGTAAAATCCATAAAGACAGATAATGAAAAACGGGATGGACATATGTATGATCTGGTAAAAGCGGAAAAAAAACCCAATGTTGTTTTTGAAGGAAAATTTATGGACGATTTTAATTTTGAAGAAAAAGCGACACAAACGCTCAACGCAAAGGGAGATTTCACCCTTGCCGGAGTTACTCGGGAAATAACCATTCCTATTGAGTTGAAACTTGTTTCAGAAGATACAATTCAATTAACAGCTTCTTGGTCTTTATTGATTACCGATTATAATTTGGAACGCCCAAGTTTGGTATTTATAAAAGTTAATGACAAGCACGACTTGAGTGTGGATGCAATACTTACGAAGAAATAA
- a CDS encoding DUF3347 domain-containing protein, with the protein MKNLKMSIAVMLLLAVSFTNAQEKEKMNHKHGEMEMDHSKMKMDKMNPAAETVLADYFMLKDALVGDDTKKAAQSGSKLVASLKKFDKSSYSKEQQKELADIIEDATEHAEHISESAIDHQREHFKTLSKDITDMVAITGTKSTLYEQFCPMYDKGSAWLSTSNEVKNPYYGSKMLKCGKVQKTIQ; encoded by the coding sequence ATGAAAAATTTAAAAATGAGTATAGCAGTAATGCTATTGTTAGCAGTTTCTTTTACCAACGCCCAGGAAAAAGAAAAAATGAACCACAAGCACGGTGAAATGGAAATGGATCATAGTAAAATGAAAATGGACAAAATGAATCCAGCGGCAGAAACGGTTCTTGCCGATTATTTTATGTTGAAAGATGCTTTGGTAGGCGATGACACCAAGAAAGCGGCACAATCAGGTTCTAAATTGGTAGCCTCTCTTAAAAAATTCGATAAGAGTAGTTACTCAAAAGAACAACAAAAAGAGCTGGCCGATATCATAGAAGATGCTACCGAGCACGCAGAACATATTTCTGAAAGTGCGATAGACCACCAACGCGAGCACTTTAAAACGTTAAGTAAGGATATTACTGATATGGTAGCTATTACGGGTACAAAAAGCACGTTATATGAACAATTTTGCCCAATGTACGATAAAGGAAGTGCTTGGTTAAGTACAAGTAATGAAGTAAAAAACCCCTACTATGGCAGCAAAATGCTTAAATGTGGGAAAGTTCAAAAGACAATTCAGTAA
- a CDS encoding PepSY domain-containing protein, producing the protein MVKRKTALKIRKTHRYLGLFLGVQFLFWTISGMYFSWTNIDDIHGDQFCNLDYVPKAFDDLISPSQINNPEGIGSIEIRDINNEPYYWINNQKLYSAKTGKAKKNITEEEALSVAKNYMKDGLKVANIEKITEVDDYHEYREKLLPAYVISYDTDEALNAYVSVTDGKFQTVRHRAWRWFDFLWMTHTMDYDTRDNFNTIVLRAFSLLGLITVLSGFLLWYTSSPTIRKLKKKIIKS; encoded by the coding sequence ATGGTGAAAAGGAAAACCGCACTAAAAATACGAAAGACCCACAGATATTTGGGGCTCTTTTTGGGGGTACAGTTCCTGTTTTGGACCATTAGCGGAATGTATTTCAGTTGGACAAACATAGACGACATTCACGGTGACCAATTCTGTAATTTAGATTACGTGCCCAAAGCCTTTGATGATTTAATAAGTCCTTCACAAATAAACAATCCTGAAGGCATTGGAAGTATCGAAATTAGGGACATCAACAACGAGCCTTATTACTGGATAAACAATCAAAAATTGTACAGTGCAAAAACTGGGAAAGCAAAAAAAAATATTACGGAAGAAGAGGCCTTGTCTGTTGCCAAAAACTATATGAAAGATGGTTTGAAAGTCGCCAACATCGAAAAAATAACCGAAGTGGACGACTATCACGAATATCGGGAAAAGCTATTGCCAGCCTATGTTATTTCATATGATACCGATGAAGCTCTTAATGCTTATGTTTCGGTAACAGACGGAAAATTCCAGACTGTAAGGCATCGAGCGTGGCGTTGGTTCGACTTTTTATGGATGACCCACACAATGGATTATGACACGCGCGACAATTTCAATACCATTGTATTAAGGGCGTTTTCGCTCTTGGGATTGATTACGGTGTTAAGCGGATTCCTGCTGTGGTACACCTCCTCGCCAACCATTAGAAAATTAAAAAAGAAAATAATTAAATCATAA
- a CDS encoding DUF2231 domain-containing protein codes for MKSKKIIFTVLMLALFGGFSTVFADSNFIVSETKTDIKDEKSLSIFETSSPISVSQDHTEAGLDDFPNLHPLVVHFPIVLLLLAVLLQLIQLFVLNRTLDWVILLTVGFGFIGAYVAGTLVHPHTEGLTETAKKVLELHDKYADWTLWASALAALLKIVSLFWYKLKRGFEIGVFVVMAFAGYSVAQAGHYGSQLVHIEGVGPQGKYLGNENEEGHGESDEHSH; via the coding sequence ATGAAATCTAAAAAAATAATTTTCACCGTATTGATGTTAGCCTTGTTTGGAGGTTTTTCGACGGTATTTGCTGATAGTAATTTTATTGTTTCTGAAACTAAAACCGACATCAAGGATGAGAAATCACTTTCTATTTTTGAAACAAGCAGTCCAATTTCTGTCTCACAAGACCATACTGAAGCCGGTTTGGACGATTTCCCTAATCTGCATCCATTAGTTGTACACTTCCCGATTGTACTGCTTTTATTGGCAGTTTTGTTACAGCTCATCCAGCTGTTCGTTTTAAATCGCACACTGGATTGGGTCATTTTACTAACAGTAGGATTCGGATTTATCGGAGCTTACGTAGCAGGTACACTGGTGCACCCACATACCGAAGGACTTACAGAAACCGCAAAAAAGGTCTTGGAACTGCACGACAAATATGCAGATTGGACTTTATGGGCAAGTGCTTTGGCAGCCCTATTAAAAATAGTAAGCCTCTTCTGGTACAAATTAAAGCGAGGTTTTGAAATTGGGGTATTTGTAGTTATGGCTTTTGCAGGATATTCAGTAGCACAGGCAGGACACTATGGTTCACAGCTCGTGCATATTGAAGGAGTTGGCCCACAGGGGAAATATCTTGGTAACGAAAACGAAGAAGGTCACGGAGAAAGTGATGAACATTCACATTAA
- a CDS encoding heme-binding domain-containing protein, producing MKILKIIAIIALVGFVGIQFIPTERNQSYTVPETDFMLVHNVPETIQKKLQVSCYDCHSNNTQYPWYNKIQPAAWFLEDHIKEGKAELNFNEWDSLSSRRKSSKLRSIIKQIESGEMPLDSYTLIHKDAKFSEAEAEELINFITQLKDSL from the coding sequence ATGAAAATTTTAAAAATCATAGCAATAATAGCACTGGTAGGGTTTGTGGGGATTCAATTTATTCCCACGGAACGCAATCAAAGTTATACGGTTCCCGAAACTGATTTTATGTTGGTACATAATGTTCCTGAAACTATTCAGAAAAAATTACAGGTATCCTGCTATGATTGTCACAGTAACAATACGCAATATCCTTGGTATAATAAGATTCAACCCGCTGCTTGGTTTTTGGAAGACCACATTAAAGAAGGCAAGGCCGAACTTAATTTTAACGAATGGGATTCGCTTTCAAGCCGAAGAAAATCAAGTAAACTTCGATCAATTATCAAACAGATAGAAAGCGGAGAAATGCCTTTGGATTCTTACACTTTGATACATAAAGATGCTAAGTTTTCTGAAGCGGAGGCAGAAGAATTAATCAATTTTATCACACAATTAAAAGATAGTTTATAA
- a CDS encoding potassium channel family protein — MKETINDISNGNGFYGQLFKKVLLTATAVIAISLSYIFWAQADDNGLWRPILIVALALIKTIFIVRLTFIQLAKIIGESHQLAHVLTLFAVLIVLIVFSFTTDYHALYILNSENFKESTSLNGSFFLQFFEFIYFSLITFSSVGYGDIVPISIAGKTLVMMEIFLSFLVLVFGIANINRIHVDNK, encoded by the coding sequence GTGAAAGAAACTATAAATGATATATCAAACGGCAATGGGTTTTATGGACAGCTCTTTAAAAAAGTATTGCTTACCGCAACGGCGGTTATCGCTATATCACTGAGTTATATATTTTGGGCACAAGCAGATGATAATGGCCTATGGCGACCTATTTTAATTGTGGCTTTGGCTCTAATCAAGACCATTTTTATCGTTCGGCTTACGTTCATACAATTGGCTAAAATAATAGGCGAAAGCCATCAGCTTGCGCACGTCCTAACTTTATTTGCGGTGTTGATTGTTTTGATTGTTTTTTCATTCACGACTGATTATCACGCGTTATATATTTTGAATTCTGAAAATTTCAAAGAGAGTACTTCGCTCAATGGTTCATTCTTCTTGCAATTTTTTGAATTTATCTATTTCAGCTTGATAACTTTTTCCTCGGTTGGATATGGCGATATTGTACCAATTTCAATTGCGGGAAAAACGCTGGTAATGATGGAAATTTTCTTGAGCTTTTTGGTACTTGTCTTTGGCATTGCAAATATTAATAGAATACACGTTGATAATAAATAA
- a CDS encoding APC family permease → MKPLKINTQKLSLLGSVSLGTGVMIGAGIFVLMGQIAELVGDLFPIAFIAGAVVVGFSSYSYVKFSNAYPSSGGVAKFLTKAYLPGTLAGSFSLLMYVSMVVSESLVAGTFGAYALRLFPQGYEGYASALGVLLIVAAYIINISGNKIIETTATITAIIKVVGIAVLAISGLVISGLPTITGTYSAANGQSLPEGFGFIAALALSILAYKGFTTITNQGGDIKNPHKNVGRSIIISIIVCTVIYVVLALSVAGGLSIEEIIIAKDYALAAAAKPLFGEWGSTLTILLAIVATVSGVIASVYSASRMLGMLSNMKQVPDMNRMKQLKNPSLIFTVSLAILLTVLFDLTRIASIGAIFYLIMDIAIHWGLFKYLKKEVKFNPIIPIIAILLDVVILAAFIYLKYVNDPFVLIVAAIGIALIFLSQFIFMKSHTDKDGNMNMGMENSEKEQMKM, encoded by the coding sequence ATGAAACCATTAAAAATAAATACCCAAAAGCTCTCATTATTAGGCTCTGTATCTTTAGGTACAGGCGTAATGATTGGTGCAGGTATTTTTGTTTTAATGGGGCAGATAGCCGAATTAGTCGGCGATTTATTTCCTATTGCTTTTATCGCAGGCGCAGTTGTAGTAGGCTTTAGCTCCTATTCGTATGTTAAATTTTCAAACGCCTATCCTTCTTCTGGAGGTGTTGCTAAATTTTTGACAAAGGCCTATTTACCAGGTACACTTGCTGGTTCATTTTCTTTGCTGATGTATGTATCAATGGTTGTCTCAGAAAGTTTAGTGGCAGGTACTTTTGGGGCGTATGCGTTACGACTGTTTCCGCAAGGATATGAAGGTTATGCATCTGCATTGGGTGTATTGCTTATTGTTGCTGCATATATCATCAATATTTCGGGTAACAAGATTATTGAGACTACCGCTACCATTACTGCAATTATTAAAGTAGTGGGTATTGCAGTTCTTGCTATATCAGGATTGGTTATTTCTGGTTTACCCACAATCACAGGTACTTATAGTGCTGCCAATGGCCAATCCCTGCCTGAAGGTTTTGGATTTATTGCCGCATTGGCCTTGTCTATCCTTGCATACAAAGGATTTACGACCATTACCAATCAAGGTGGCGATATAAAAAATCCTCATAAAAATGTAGGGCGTTCCATAATTATATCAATAATCGTTTGTACGGTTATCTATGTTGTTTTGGCATTATCGGTTGCTGGCGGATTGAGTATTGAAGAAATTATAATAGCAAAAGATTATGCTCTCGCAGCAGCAGCAAAACCTCTATTTGGCGAATGGGGTTCAACGCTAACTATTTTACTAGCCATTGTTGCAACAGTTTCCGGTGTAATTGCCAGCGTATATTCTGCCTCGCGAATGTTGGGTATGTTAAGCAATATGAAACAAGTTCCTGATATGAACAGAATGAAGCAACTTAAAAATCCTTCGCTGATTTTTACTGTTTCTTTAGCGATACTTTTGACTGTTTTGTTCGATTTAACTCGCATAGCTTCCATTGGTGCTATTTTCTATTTGATAATGGACATTGCTATTCATTGGGGACTTTTTAAATATTTGAAAAAGGAAGTAAAATTCAACCCGATTATTCCAATAATTGCCATACTGTTGGATGTTGTTATTTTGGCAGCATTTATCTATTTAAAATATGTAAACGACCCATTTGTACTAATAGTTGCTGCAATTGGTATTGCCCTCATTTTTCTTTCTCAATTTATTTTTATGAAATCGCATACAGATAAAGACGGAAATATGAATATGGGAATGGAAAACAGTGAAAAAGAACAAATGAAAATGTAA